A window of the Streptomyces sp. NBC_01351 genome harbors these coding sequences:
- a CDS encoding LLM class flavin-dependent oxidoreductase: MPITVARFNLVDPNGTPESLSARYKAALEMARYADDRGIDTIQTEEHHGTGNNWLPSPFAFAGAVFGATRRIAVTVSAIIGPLYDPLKVAEDIAVLDLLSGGRLVTVAGIGYRPEEYEQHGVEWGRRGKLQDELLETLLKAWTGEPFEYRGRTVRVTPRPFTQPHPLLLVGGSSEAAARRAARLGLPFFPSAHLPELEAYYNAKLAEYGTEGFCMMPAAETPLLHIAEDPDRAWAEHGERFLHEAGMYASWQSKDIRSAVRSAARSVAELRAEGVYRILTPDEAVAYARGAGEAGNLVLHPLCGGMPIDEGWRSLHLLCEQVLPRLKD; this comes from the coding sequence ATGCCCATCACCGTGGCCCGGTTCAATCTCGTCGACCCGAACGGCACCCCCGAGTCCCTCTCCGCCCGCTACAAGGCAGCGCTGGAGATGGCCCGGTACGCGGACGACCGCGGGATCGACACCATCCAGACCGAGGAGCACCACGGCACCGGCAACAACTGGCTGCCCTCCCCCTTCGCCTTCGCGGGCGCGGTGTTCGGCGCCACCCGCCGGATCGCCGTCACCGTCTCGGCGATCATCGGCCCGCTGTACGACCCGCTGAAGGTGGCCGAGGACATCGCCGTGCTGGACCTGCTGAGCGGTGGCCGCCTGGTCACCGTCGCGGGCATCGGCTACCGGCCGGAGGAGTACGAGCAGCACGGCGTGGAGTGGGGCCGGCGCGGGAAGCTCCAGGACGAGCTGCTGGAGACCCTGCTGAAGGCGTGGACCGGCGAGCCGTTCGAGTACCGGGGCCGTACGGTACGGGTCACCCCGCGGCCCTTCACCCAGCCGCACCCGCTGCTCCTGGTCGGCGGGAGCTCGGAGGCGGCGGCCCGGCGCGCGGCCCGGCTGGGGCTGCCGTTCTTCCCCAGCGCGCACCTGCCGGAGCTGGAGGCGTACTACAACGCGAAGCTGGCCGAGTACGGCACGGAGGGCTTCTGCATGATGCCCGCGGCCGAGACCCCGCTGCTGCACATCGCGGAGGACCCGGACCGGGCCTGGGCCGAGCACGGCGAGCGCTTCCTGCACGAGGCGGGCATGTACGCGTCCTGGCAGTCCAAGGACATCCGCAGCGCCGTGCGGTCGGCCGCGCGCTCGGTGGCGGAGCTGCGGGCGGAGGGCGTGTACCGGATCCTCACCCCGGACGAGGCCGTCGCGTACGCCCGGGGCGCGGGCGAGGCCGGGAACCTGGTCCTGCACCCGCTGTGCGGCGGGATGCCGATCGACGAGGGCTGGCGCAGCCTGCACCTGCTGTGCGAACAGGTACTGCCCCGGCTCAAGGACTGA
- a CDS encoding sugar porter family MFS transporter, with amino-acid sequence MTSTEQASASGGSAAPRPDHLGRVIFIAAAAAMGGFLFGYDSSVINGAVVAIRDRFDVGSEVLAQVIAAALIGCAIGAATAGRVADRIGRIRCMQIAAALFTASAIGSALPFALWDLAMWRVIGGFGIGMASVIGPAYIAEVSPPAYRGRLASFQQAAIVIGIAVSQLVNWGILNLADGDQRGEIGGLEAWQWMLGVMVVPAVLYGLMSFVIPESPRFLISVGRNAEARKVLTEVEGSRIDLDGRVAEIEHAMRSEHKSTFKDLLGGRFGFLPIVWIGIGLSVFQQLVGINVIFYYSSSLWQSVGIDPSASFLYSFETSVVNIIGTVIAMLLVDRIGRKPLALIGSVGMAISLGLAAWAFSYKSGVGDDIALPHAQGIVALVAANCFVLFFALSWGVVVWVLLGEMFPGRIRAAALGVAAAAQWIANWVITVSFPTLSDWNLSGAYMIYTFFALLSIPFILKWVPETKGKALEEMG; translated from the coding sequence TTGACCAGCACAGAGCAGGCATCGGCGTCGGGCGGATCGGCCGCGCCGCGGCCCGACCACCTCGGCCGCGTCATCTTCATCGCCGCCGCTGCGGCCATGGGCGGATTCCTCTTCGGCTACGACAGCTCGGTGATCAACGGCGCCGTCGTCGCCATCCGCGACCGCTTCGACGTCGGCTCCGAGGTGCTCGCCCAGGTGATCGCCGCCGCGCTGATCGGCTGCGCGATCGGCGCCGCCACCGCCGGCCGCGTCGCCGACCGGATCGGTCGCATCCGCTGCATGCAGATCGCCGCCGCCCTCTTCACGGCGAGCGCCATCGGCTCGGCCCTCCCCTTCGCCCTCTGGGACCTCGCCATGTGGCGTGTGATCGGTGGCTTCGGCATCGGCATGGCCTCCGTCATCGGCCCCGCCTACATCGCCGAGGTGTCCCCGCCCGCCTACCGCGGCCGGCTCGCCTCCTTCCAGCAGGCCGCCATCGTCATCGGCATCGCCGTCTCCCAGCTCGTCAACTGGGGCATCCTCAACCTCGCCGACGGAGACCAGCGCGGCGAGATCGGCGGCCTGGAGGCCTGGCAGTGGATGCTCGGGGTCATGGTCGTCCCGGCCGTCCTCTACGGGCTGATGTCCTTCGTCATCCCCGAATCGCCGCGCTTCCTCATCTCCGTCGGCCGCAACGCCGAGGCCAGGAAGGTCCTCACCGAGGTCGAGGGCAGCCGTATCGACCTCGACGGGCGCGTCGCCGAGATCGAGCACGCCATGCGCTCCGAGCACAAGTCCACCTTCAAGGACCTGCTCGGCGGCCGCTTCGGCTTCCTGCCCATCGTCTGGATCGGCATCGGCCTGTCCGTCTTCCAGCAGCTCGTCGGCATCAACGTGATCTTCTACTACAGCTCCTCGCTGTGGCAGTCCGTCGGCATCGACCCGAGCGCCTCGTTCCTGTACTCCTTCGAGACCTCCGTGGTGAACATCATCGGCACGGTGATCGCGATGCTGCTCGTGGACCGCATCGGCCGCAAGCCCCTGGCCCTCATCGGCTCGGTCGGCATGGCGATCTCGCTGGGCCTCGCCGCCTGGGCGTTCTCCTACAAGTCCGGGGTCGGCGACGACATCGCCCTGCCGCACGCGCAGGGCATCGTCGCCCTGGTCGCCGCCAACTGCTTCGTCCTCTTCTTCGCCCTGTCCTGGGGCGTGGTGGTCTGGGTCCTGCTCGGCGAGATGTTCCCGGGCCGCATCCGGGCCGCGGCCCTCGGCGTCGCGGCCGCCGCCCAATGGATCGCCAACTGGGTCATCACCGTCTCGTTCCCGACGCTCTCGGACTGGAACCTGTCCGGCGCCTACATGATCTACACGTTCTTCGCCCTGCTCTCGATCCCCTTCATCCTCAAATGGGTGCCGGAGACCAAGGGCAAGGCGCTGGAGGAGATGGGGTAA
- a CDS encoding AAA family ATPase — MHLKSLTLRGFKSFASATTLRFEPGITCVVGPNGSGKSNVVDALSWVMGEQGAKSLRGGKMEDVIFAGTTGRPPLGRAEVSLTIDNSDGALPIDYAEVTITRIMFRGGSSEYQINGDTCRLLDIQELLSDSGIGREMHVIVGQGQLDSVLHADPMGRRAFIEEAAGVLKHRKRKEKALRKLDAMQANLARVQDLGDELRRQLKPLGRQAAVARRAAVIQADLRDARLRLLADDLVTLRRALDDELADEAALKERKEAAEAQLADALRREAALEAAVRELAPRLQRAQQTWYELSQLAERVRGTASLADARVKSATAPAEEERRGRDPEDMRREAARIREQEAELTAALEAASRALEDTAEHRGELERALAEEERRLRDAARAIADRREGLARLTGRLGAARSRAGAAQAEIDRLVAARDEAERRAGAAQAEYEALAEEVGGLDEPSLDAEHEAARAELAAAETGLSAARDALSEAERSRAAVSARRDALALGLRRKDGTGALLAARERLAGLLGPVAERLSVTPGHEAAVAAALGSAADALAVASPGAAAEAIRHLRDADAGRATLLITPPAALPGGGGPPAGPASPSAVLPGQSHAPDLGAAGQTREQADPAAVPLPGQGSGPGPISAGAGGGGVFPHPAPSRNRGSVPDPAPQTSEGLESRSAHPGPPVGLTFRAAAFPASPAIEARGPGQGPGGEAEAGAGLPAALLGGESPGGAVPAAALVGGDAEVRRAVEWVLRDHFVVGTLEDAEALVAERPAAVAVTLDGDVLGAHLAHGGSAGAPTLIEVQAAVDEAAGELARLDERCLELAAAREAAQARRQDAAALVEELSLRRRAAEQARAGVAQQLGRLAGQAKGAAGEAERATTAAAKAQDALEQALAEVEECAERLASAEEIPVEEEPDSSRRDRLAADGANARQTEMEARLQLRTHEERVKGLAGRADSLDRAARAEEEARARAERRRARLAYEARVARAVADGSRQLLAHVEVSLRRAEEERAAAEHAKGLRERELADARNHGRDLKGELDKLTDSVHRGEVLGAEKRLRIEALEARALEEFGIETAGLVAEYGPDQPVPSSPPAEGEELPEDPEHPRNLPGPFVRAQQEKRLRAAERAYQQLGKVNPLALEEFAALEERHQFLSTQLEDLRKTRADLLQVVKEVDARVEQVFTEAYHDTARQFEGVFSRLFPGGEGRLILTDPDNMLATGVDVEARPPGKKVKRLSLLSGGERSLTAVALLVSIFKARPSPFYVMDEVEAALDDTNLQRLIRIMEELQESSQLIVITHQKRTMEVADALYGVSMQGDGVSKVISQRLR, encoded by the coding sequence ATCGGCCGCGAGATGCACGTCATCGTCGGGCAGGGCCAGCTGGACTCCGTCCTGCACGCCGACCCCATGGGCCGCCGCGCCTTCATCGAGGAGGCGGCCGGAGTCCTCAAGCACCGCAAGCGCAAAGAGAAGGCGCTGCGGAAACTGGACGCGATGCAGGCCAACCTCGCGCGCGTACAGGACCTGGGCGACGAGCTGCGGCGCCAGCTCAAGCCCCTCGGGAGGCAGGCGGCCGTGGCCCGCCGGGCGGCCGTGATCCAGGCCGACCTGCGCGACGCCCGGCTTCGGCTGCTCGCCGACGATCTCGTCACGCTGCGCCGCGCGCTCGACGACGAGCTCGCCGACGAGGCGGCGCTGAAGGAACGCAAGGAGGCCGCCGAGGCGCAGCTCGCGGACGCGCTGCGCCGCGAGGCCGCACTGGAGGCGGCGGTGCGGGAGCTGGCCCCGCGGCTCCAGCGGGCCCAGCAGACCTGGTACGAGCTGTCGCAACTGGCCGAGCGGGTACGCGGGACCGCCTCCCTGGCCGACGCGCGGGTCAAGAGCGCGACGGCTCCGGCCGAGGAGGAGCGGCGCGGCCGCGACCCGGAGGACATGCGGCGGGAGGCCGCGCGGATCCGCGAGCAGGAGGCGGAACTGACGGCGGCTCTGGAAGCGGCCTCGCGGGCCCTGGAGGACACCGCCGAACACCGGGGCGAACTGGAGCGGGCCCTGGCGGAGGAGGAGCGCCGGCTGCGGGACGCGGCCCGGGCCATCGCCGACCGGCGCGAGGGGCTGGCCCGGCTGACGGGCCGGCTCGGCGCCGCCCGCTCCCGCGCGGGGGCGGCGCAGGCCGAGATCGACCGGCTGGTCGCGGCGCGCGACGAGGCGGAGCGCCGGGCCGGCGCCGCGCAGGCTGAGTACGAGGCCCTGGCGGAGGAGGTCGGCGGGCTGGACGAGCCTTCGCTGGACGCGGAGCACGAGGCGGCCCGGGCGGAGCTGGCGGCCGCGGAGACGGGGCTGTCCGCCGCGCGGGACGCCCTCTCCGAGGCGGAACGCTCGCGCGCGGCCGTGTCGGCGCGGCGCGACGCCCTCGCGCTGGGGCTGCGGCGCAAGGACGGCACGGGGGCGCTGCTCGCCGCGCGCGAACGGCTGGCCGGGCTGCTGGGCCCGGTCGCCGAGCGGCTCTCGGTGACCCCGGGGCACGAAGCCGCCGTCGCCGCCGCGCTGGGCTCGGCCGCCGATGCGCTGGCCGTGGCCTCCCCGGGGGCGGCGGCCGAGGCCATCCGGCACCTGCGGGACGCCGATGCGGGGCGCGCGACGCTCCTGATCACCCCGCCGGCCGCCCTGCCGGGCGGGGGCGGGCCTCCTGCGGGTCCGGCCTCCCCGTCCGCGGTCCTGCCGGGCCAGAGCCACGCCCCTGACCTGGGGGCCGCAGGGCAGACCCGGGAACAGGCTGATCCGGCGGCCGTGCCGCTGCCGGGCCAGGGCTCGGGGCCCGGCCCGATCTCGGCTGGGGCTGGGGGAGGGGGAGTCTTCCCCCACCCCGCCCCTTCCCGAAACCGGGGCTCCGTCCCGGACCCGGCTCCTCAAACGTCGGAGGGGCTGGAATCGCGCTCGGCGCACCCAGGCCCTCCCGTCGGGCTGACGTTCCGCGCAGCGGCATTTCCAGCCTCGCCTGCGATTGAGGCGCGGGGTCCGGGGCAGGGCCCTGGCGGCGAAGCCGAAGCGGGAGCGGGGCTGCCCGCCGCGCTGCTCGGCGGCGAATCCCCTGGAGGAGCCGTGCCCGCTGCCGCCTTGGTCGGCGGGGATGCCGAGGTGCGGCGGGCCGTTGAGTGGGTGCTGCGGGACCACTTCGTGGTCGGCACGCTCGAAGACGCCGAGGCGCTCGTCGCGGAGCGGCCCGCCGCGGTGGCCGTGACCCTCGACGGGGACGTGCTCGGCGCGCACCTCGCGCACGGCGGCTCCGCCGGCGCGCCCACCCTGATCGAGGTCCAGGCCGCCGTCGACGAGGCGGCGGGGGAGCTGGCCCGGCTGGACGAGCGCTGCCTGGAGCTCGCCGCGGCGCGGGAGGCCGCCCAGGCGCGCCGCCAGGACGCGGCGGCCCTGGTCGAGGAGCTCTCCCTTCGGCGGCGGGCCGCCGAACAGGCCCGCGCCGGGGTCGCGCAGCAGCTCGGGCGGCTCGCCGGGCAGGCGAAGGGGGCCGCCGGCGAAGCGGAGCGCGCCACCACCGCCGCCGCCAAGGCGCAGGACGCGCTGGAGCAGGCGCTGGCCGAGGTGGAGGAGTGCGCCGAACGGCTCGCCAGCGCCGAGGAGATCCCCGTAGAGGAGGAGCCCGACAGCTCCCGACGGGACCGGCTCGCGGCCGACGGTGCCAACGCCCGGCAGACCGAGATGGAGGCCCGGCTGCAGCTCAGGACCCATGAGGAGCGGGTCAAGGGGCTGGCAGGCCGGGCCGATTCCCTCGACCGTGCGGCCAGGGCCGAGGAGGAGGCCCGGGCGCGGGCCGAGCGGCGCCGCGCCCGCCTCGCGTACGAGGCCCGGGTGGCCCGCGCCGTCGCCGACGGCTCCCGCCAGCTGCTCGCGCACGTGGAGGTGTCGCTGCGCCGGGCAGAGGAGGAGCGCGCCGCTGCCGAACACGCCAAGGGTCTGCGGGAGCGGGAGCTGGCCGATGCCAGGAACCACGGCCGCGATCTCAAGGGTGAGCTCGACAAGCTCACCGACTCGGTGCACCGCGGCGAGGTGCTCGGCGCCGAGAAGCGGCTGCGCATCGAGGCGCTGGAGGCCAGGGCGTTGGAGGAGTTCGGCATCGAGACGGCCGGGCTCGTCGCGGAGTACGGACCGGACCAGCCGGTGCCCTCCTCCCCGCCCGCCGAAGGCGAGGAGCTTCCCGAGGACCCGGAACACCCACGCAACCTGCCCGGCCCCTTCGTACGGGCCCAGCAGGAGAAGCGGCTCAGGGCCGCCGAGCGCGCCTACCAGCAGCTCGGCAAGGTCAACCCGCTCGCGCTGGAGGAGTTCGCGGCGCTGGAGGAGCGGCACCAGTTCCTCAGCACCCAGCTGGAAGATCTGCGGAAAACGCGCGCCGACCTCCTTCAAGTGGTGAAGGAGGTGGATGCGCGCGTCGAGCAGGTCTTCACCGAGGCGTACCACGACACGGCCCGGCAGTTCGAGGGCGTGTTCTCGCGGCTGTTCCCCGGTGGCGAGGGCCGGTTGATCCTCACCGATCCCGACAACATGCTGGCCACCGGGGTGGACGTGGAGGCGCGTCCGCCGGGCAAGAAGGTCAAGCGGCTGTCGCTGCTCTCGGGCGGCGAGCGCTCGCTGACGGCCGTCGCGCTGCTGGTCTCCATCTTCAAGGCGAGGCCCAGCCCGTTCTACGTGATGGACGAGGTCGAGGCGGCGCTCGACGACACCAACCTGCAGCGGCTGATCCGGATCATGGAGGAGCTCCAGGAGAGCTCGCAGCTGATCGTGATCACCCATCAGAAGCGGACGATGGAGGTCGCCGACGCCCTCTACGGCGTCTCGATGCAGGGCGACGGGGTCTCCAAGGTCATCAGCCAGCGCCTCCGCTGA